Proteins co-encoded in one Nicotiana sylvestris chromosome 7, ASM39365v2, whole genome shotgun sequence genomic window:
- the LOC104249852 gene encoding small ribosomal subunit protein eS30z/eS30y/eS30x-like, which translates to MGKVHGSLARAGKMRGKTPKVAKQDKKKKPRGRAHKRMQYNRRFVTAVVGFRKKRGPNSSEK; encoded by the coding sequence ATGGGGAAAGTTCACGGATCACTTGCTCGTGCTGGTAAAATGAGGGGGAAAACTCCAAAAGTTGCCAAACAGGACAAGAAGAAGAAGCCTCGCGGCCGTGCTCACAAGAGGATGCAATACAATCGCAGATTCGTCACAGCAGTTGTTGGTTTCAGGAAGAAGAGGGGCCCGAACTCATCCGAGAAGTAA